In one Bacillaceae bacterium S4-13-56 genomic region, the following are encoded:
- a CDS encoding Ger(x)C family spore germination protein: MINQNFSRIILLFTSLCFVLSGCWDKKEIEENAYVIAIGLDPSDAGGIKVTYNIANPQVGSAKGVNVDEPPASIVSFTAPDLTVARDTANAFVTRKVNYNHTKVLIVSEELARKEDFFNYISIAVKDRELQRDLTVIVTKEKVSEFFDKNKPELETRPHKYYQFMVNRTKETGFVPVSDLHRYMQKTELDSDLFLSLYATATPENQKYGNEDEYLAGEIKQESGNPTQVIGSAVFKHGKMIGLLTGEETRMALLLTPKAKDLETMLTSYQDPLDEKHRISAQVSKPEGTEISMDFSKDPVEIKVNIPLNIEIVGIPSLIDYAIDMDKQMLLEKSIKQQIEKKAMELIKKTQEEFKGQPFYWSLPGRKYFSTVEEWKNYDFDEKYKDMKVEVTIDITLAGFGEQITTPKYPKKE; encoded by the coding sequence ATGATCAACCAAAATTTTTCTAGGATCATCCTGCTTTTTACAAGCCTTTGCTTTGTCTTGAGTGGTTGTTGGGACAAGAAAGAGATCGAAGAAAATGCTTATGTCATTGCTATTGGACTAGACCCTTCGGATGCTGGGGGAATAAAGGTAACCTACAATATAGCCAATCCTCAAGTAGGTTCTGCTAAAGGAGTAAATGTAGATGAACCTCCCGCGTCAATCGTCTCTTTTACGGCACCTGATTTAACTGTTGCAAGAGATACCGCCAACGCCTTTGTAACAAGAAAAGTAAATTATAATCATACAAAAGTGCTGATTGTATCTGAGGAACTTGCAAGAAAAGAGGATTTTTTCAATTATATTTCAATTGCTGTCAAAGATCGTGAGCTTCAACGAGACCTTACTGTAATTGTTACTAAAGAAAAAGTAAGCGAGTTTTTTGATAAAAATAAACCCGAACTTGAGACTAGACCGCACAAATATTATCAATTTATGGTTAATCGAACGAAAGAAACTGGTTTTGTTCCCGTATCTGATCTCCATAGATATATGCAAAAAACCGAATTAGATAGTGATTTATTTTTGTCTCTCTATGCAACAGCTACTCCTGAAAATCAAAAATACGGCAACGAAGATGAATACTTGGCTGGTGAAATTAAGCAAGAATCAGGCAATCCTACTCAAGTCATTGGTTCAGCTGTTTTCAAGCACGGTAAAATGATTGGGCTATTAACAGGAGAAGAAACAAGAATGGCTCTATTATTAACACCCAAAGCAAAAGACTTAGAAACGATGCTTACGTCCTACCAGGATCCATTGGATGAAAAGCACCGGATCTCTGCTCAAGTGTCGAAACCAGAAGGAACGGAAATCTCGATGGATTTTTCTAAGGACCCCGTTGAGATCAAAGTTAATATTCCTCTAAATATAGAAATTGTCGGAATCCCAAGTTTAATTGACTACGCAATAGACATGGATAAACAGATGTTATTGGAAAAAAGCATAAAGCAACAAATAGAAAAAAAGGCAATGGAATTAATCAAAAAAACTCAAGAAGAATTTAAAGGACAACCTTTTTATTGGTCTTTACCTGGACGTAAATATTTTAGTACGGTAGAAGAATGGAAGAATTATGATTTTGATGAAAAATATAAAGACATGAAAGTGGAAGTAACTATTGATATCACACTGGCAGGATTTGGCGAGCAAATCACAACTCCGAAATACCCGAAAAAGGAATGA